In the genome of Candidatus Methanoperedens sp., one region contains:
- a CDS encoding VOC family protein: MATIVHFDLLVNDMERGKKFYEKLFDWKFNQAPMPTPFYLIETKDLNGNPGVGGGMGQRRLPAQNIMNYIGVSSIEEYITKVKKLGGNIITPKTAVPGWGYLAMCVDTENNLFGPWQEDKNAK, from the coding sequence ATGGCAACAATCGTTCATTTTGACCTGCTTGTAAATGATATGGAGCGAGGGAAGAAATTCTACGAAAAGCTGTTTGATTGGAAATTCAATCAGGCGCCGATGCCGACACCCTTCTACCTTATCGAGACAAAAGATTTGAATGGGAACCCTGGGGTAGGCGGCGGGATGGGACAAAGAAGATTGCCTGCACAGAATATTATGAATTACATCGGTGTATCCTCTATTGAAGAATACATCACAAAGGTAAAGAAGCTGGGTGGTAATATCATCACGCCCAAAACAGCTGTGCCCGGCTGGGGTTATCTTGCGATGTGTGTTGATACCGAAAATAATTTATTCGGACCCTGGCAGGAAGATAAAAACGCTAAGTGA